A portion of the Celeribacter baekdonensis genome contains these proteins:
- a CDS encoding C40 family peptidase — translation MTDRRLTPANTRVALAGFASQGQSEVCPETTTVCVPVADLRAGPDGARERQLLWGEGFDVLERRDGWAFGVARRDGYVGYVAQAELGPVSIPTHLISVRATHLYPTDDFKSEAVSSLSFGARMRVVDERRKFMEIEGGLFVPKPHIRPIERPFSDPVTVAQLFFGTPYLWGGNSTFGIDCSGLVQAAFLACGIDCPGDSDMQMGMGATASAPYRRGDLLFWKGHVALCVDDEVLIHANAHHMAVAYEPILRAIARIDAQGDGPVTAHRRM, via the coding sequence ATGACAGATCGCCGCCTGACTCCTGCCAATACTCGTGTGGCCCTTGCGGGGTTTGCCTCTCAGGGCCAGAGCGAAGTGTGCCCTGAAACCACCACGGTCTGCGTCCCCGTTGCCGATTTGCGGGCCGGGCCGGACGGTGCGCGGGAACGACAATTGCTGTGGGGCGAGGGGTTTGATGTGCTGGAGCGGCGGGACGGATGGGCCTTTGGTGTTGCGCGGCGCGATGGTTACGTGGGGTATGTGGCGCAGGCCGAACTCGGTCCCGTTTCGATCCCAACCCACCTGATTTCCGTGCGCGCCACGCATCTTTATCCCACCGATGATTTCAAATCCGAAGCGGTGAGCAGCCTGTCTTTCGGCGCGCGCATGCGCGTCGTGGATGAGCGGCGCAAATTCATGGAGATTGAGGGCGGGCTTTTCGTTCCGAAACCGCATATCCGCCCGATCGAGCGGCCCTTTTCCGATCCGGTCACAGTTGCGCAACTGTTCTTTGGCACGCCTTACCTTTGGGGTGGCAATTCCACCTTTGGCATTGATTGTTCGGGCCTCGTCCAGGCGGCGTTTTTGGCCTGTGGCATCGACTGTCCGGGTGACAGCGATATGCAAATGGGTATGGGCGCAACCGCCTCAGCGCCCTACAGGCGTGGCGATCTTTTGTTTTGGAAGGGCCATGTGGCGCTTTGCGTTGATGATGAGGTTCTGATTCACGCCAATGCTCATCACATGGCCGTGGCCTATGAGCCGATCTTGCGAGCGATTGCGCGAATTGACGCACAGGGCGATGGTCCGGTCACAGCGCATCGGCGGATGTAG
- a CDS encoding TetR/AcrR family transcriptional regulator — protein MGDTHPMIKKGRKFDQVVEGARTVFLRDGFEGASVDDIAREAGVSKATLYSYFPDKRVLFLEIAAQETKRQADAFEERMDENLSPEALLPNVGRKILDFILSDFGQAVFRIAVSESDRFPELGRKYYESGPALVTHRLSQYLASCTARGELAIDDIELAADQFAELCKVRVQSMRLFQTCCDIDESDKQKVIDGAVTMFLRCYGVRK, from the coding sequence ATGGGCGACACACACCCGATGATCAAAAAGGGGCGCAAATTCGATCAGGTTGTCGAAGGGGCGCGCACTGTGTTTCTACGCGACGGGTTTGAGGGCGCATCAGTCGATGACATCGCCCGCGAGGCTGGCGTGTCCAAAGCCACGCTCTATAGCTATTTCCCCGACAAACGCGTGTTGTTTTTGGAAATCGCGGCACAGGAAACCAAACGGCAAGCCGACGCGTTTGAAGAGCGGATGGACGAGAACCTTTCGCCTGAGGCGCTTTTGCCAAATGTCGGGCGCAAGATCCTTGATTTCATTCTCTCGGATTTTGGTCAGGCTGTGTTTCGCATTGCCGTGTCCGAAAGCGATCGCTTCCCCGAACTGGGCCGCAAATACTATGAAAGCGGCCCGGCCTTGGTGACCCATCGCTTGTCGCAATATCTCGCCAGTTGCACCGCACGCGGCGAATTGGCGATTGACGACATCGAGCTGGCCGCCGATCAATTTGCCGAATTGTGCAAAGTCCGCGTCCAATCCATGCGCCTGTTTCAAACCTGTTGCGACATCGACGAGTCCGACAAACAAAAGGTCATCGACGGCGCAGTGACCATGTTTTTACGATGCTATGGAGTACGGAAATGA
- a CDS encoding DUF2794 domain-containing protein, whose amino-acid sequence MNAPTPFPGPAPQQDRVAFDRQELGTILGLYGRMVAAGEWRDYGMSFLKEVAVFSVFRRTAEHPIYRIEKRPKLRGKQGMYSVIAMDGQILKRGGDLRAVLRVLDRKLIRAVE is encoded by the coding sequence ATGAATGCACCTACTCCCTTTCCCGGCCCCGCGCCTCAACAAGACAGGGTTGCCTTTGATCGCCAAGAGCTTGGCACGATCTTGGGGCTTTATGGCCGAATGGTAGCCGCAGGCGAATGGCGCGACTATGGCATGTCGTTCCTCAAAGAGGTTGCCGTGTTTTCCGTGTTTCGACGCACCGCAGAACATCCGATTTATCGGATCGAAAAACGGCCAAAACTGCGCGGGAAACAGGGGATGTATTCGGTCATCGCCATGGACGGGCAAATCCTCAAACGCGGCGGCGATTTGCGCGCGGTGCTGCGGGTTCTCGACCGCAAACTGATCCGCGCGGTCGAATAG
- a CDS encoding I78 family peptidase inhibitor, translating into MIRPTALTLILGAFALSGCKEDTHVSDKGPAPMSATECALEILTPLIGQDKSALDAFDLPAGTRIIPPGRMVTKDFRPERTNIDLDATGRIIRVWCG; encoded by the coding sequence ATGATCCGCCCAACCGCTCTCACTCTCATCCTCGGGGCATTTGCCCTGAGCGGATGCAAAGAAGACACCCATGTTTCCGACAAAGGTCCGGCCCCCATGTCTGCAACTGAATGCGCTTTAGAAATCCTCACCCCACTGATCGGTCAGGACAAATCCGCGCTTGATGCGTTTGATCTTCCTGCAGGCACCCGCATCATTCCTCCTGGGCGCATGGTGACAAAGGACTTCCGGCCTGAGCGCACGAATATTGATCTGGATGCGACGGGTCGGATCATCCGTGTTTGGTGCGGCTAA
- a CDS encoding leucyl aminopeptidase family protein has product MPLSFASPTESAVPLFLIDADDLDAFLASRSDDDQLWLKTNGFSAALGSVCVIPGEGKIAAVVAGFGTKKTRARGRFVFGAVRAKLSDGTYALHTTLTGEALDEQLLAWLLSGYVFDKYVKKSQPAVHLIAPEGVDVARLEAIAAGEALTRDLINTPSNDMGPAELEQAARDLAQAHGAEISVTVGEALLTQNFPMIHAVGRASPRAPALIDMRWGEAGPTLTLVGKGVCFDTGGLNLKPGSSMGLMKKDMGGAATVLGLAKMIMALEVPLRLRVLIPAVENAVSGNAFRPQDVLTSRKGLTVEINNTDAEGRLVLADALALADETPPDLLISMATLTGAARVAVGPDLAPFFATDSTDALALSKAATKVADPVWQLPYWEPYENMIEPGIADLDNAPSGGMAGSITAALFLRRFVTETPRYMHFDIYGWNPTAAPARPKGGVGQGARALLAALPELLSL; this is encoded by the coding sequence ATGCCACTTTCTTTTGCCTCACCCACAGAGTCCGCTGTTCCCTTGTTCTTGATCGACGCTGACGATCTTGACGCTTTTCTCGCAAGCCGGTCCGACGACGATCAGCTCTGGCTCAAAACCAATGGGTTTTCCGCCGCTTTGGGATCGGTCTGTGTGATTCCAGGAGAGGGGAAAATTGCCGCTGTTGTCGCGGGGTTTGGCACCAAAAAAACGCGGGCTCGGGGTCGATTTGTCTTTGGTGCGGTGCGTGCGAAATTATCGGACGGCACCTATGCCTTGCACACAACGTTGACGGGTGAGGCTTTGGATGAGCAGCTTTTGGCGTGGCTTTTGTCCGGTTACGTTTTTGATAAATATGTAAAAAAATCACAACCCGCCGTGCATCTTATTGCGCCTGAGGGCGTAGATGTTGCCCGGCTTGAGGCCATTGCAGCGGGTGAGGCACTGACCCGTGATTTGATCAATACGCCCTCAAATGACATGGGCCCGGCTGAGTTGGAACAGGCCGCACGCGATCTGGCACAGGCGCATGGAGCAGAGATTTCAGTGACAGTGGGCGAGGCTTTGTTAACGCAAAACTTCCCGATGATTCACGCTGTGGGTCGCGCGTCCCCGCGCGCTCCTGCCCTGATCGACATGCGCTGGGGCGAGGCGGGGCCGACGCTGACGTTGGTGGGCAAAGGCGTGTGCTTTGACACCGGCGGGCTGAACCTCAAACCGGGGTCTTCCATGGGCTTGATGAAAAAGGACATGGGCGGGGCAGCCACGGTTTTGGGGCTGGCGAAAATGATCATGGCGCTGGAGGTGCCGTTACGGTTGCGGGTGTTGATCCCGGCGGTGGAAAACGCGGTGTCGGGCAATGCGTTCCGGCCACAAGATGTGTTGACCTCGCGCAAAGGATTGACTGTTGAAATCAACAATACGGACGCCGAGGGGCGTTTGGTGTTGGCCGATGCTCTGGCGCTGGCGGATGAAACCCCGCCGGATTTGTTGATCTCGATGGCGACCCTCACAGGGGCGGCGCGCGTGGCGGTTGGGCCGGATCTCGCGCCGTTTTTTGCCACTGATTCGACGGACGCTTTGGCGCTGTCAAAAGCGGCGACGAAGGTGGCCGACCCGGTCTGGCAACTGCCCTATTGGGAGCCCTACGAGAACATGATTGAGCCGGGAATCGCCGATCTCGACAATGCGCCGTCGGGCGGAATGGCCGGGTCAATCACTGCCGCGCTGTTTTTGCGGCGCTTCGTGACGGAAACCCCGCGCTATATGCATTTTGACATCTATGGGTGGAACCCGACCGCCGCACCTGCCCGACCCAAAGGCGGCGTTGGCCAAGGGGCGCGCGCGCTTTTGGCCGCGTTGCCTGAGCTTTTGTCGCTATGA